ACTGGCGGAAGACGCGTCCCACTAAAGACTAGAAGAAAATATGACATGGATAGATTCCCAAATGAGGCAGTAATGGGTGAGCAAGTAACCGTGACACGCGAAGTCCGTGCAAACCACACAAAGACAGGACTAAAGAAAGCTGGTTTTGTTAACTTGGCAATTGTAGGTGGTAAGGTGAAAAAGACAAAGATCCTCAAGGTTTTAGAAAACGCAACAAACAGTGATTATCAAAGGCGTGGTGTAATTTCCAAAGGCGCAATTCTAGAAACTGAAGACGGCAAGTGTCGTGTTGTATCAAGACCTGGCCAACACGGACAAGTAAATGCGATTTTGATTAAGTGATTAAATGAAAGATTACGAACATGTCGTAATCTGGCTGGATTATTTTAACAAGAACCTAACAATTCGGGCTGGACGAAGACTACCAAAAGAAAAATGCATTTTCGATCCATCCCTAAAAGAACTCCAAGATGCTGCAACCGATGCAGGCCTAGTACTAAAAGAATCCAATGAAAAGGCAAGATTTCCAAGACGGGCGTTTGTCAGGTCAGGATACATTGTAGTACCAAAAACAACACCCAAGGGAAAAATTCTTGCCAAGATTTCCGAGAAAATGGTATCAAAACGTGTCAAACAGTCAAAATAAGATCGACCCTAGCTACAAGCTAAAGTAAAGTTGACAAAAGTCTATGATTAGCTGAGATTCATTTTGAAAAACAATTGCAGGAGATAGGGGAAATTATGCACTTAGCCAGTAGTGGCCGAGTCATCATCAAGTTGACTAGGCCTCTAGATGAAGGCGACTATGTTTGCGACGATTCCGGTAGAAAAATCGGCAAGGTCACAGAACTAATCGGTCCTGTGTCTGCGCCGTTTGCGTCTGCCATATCGCTGACAAACAATATTAGAAAATATGTCGGGGCCAAAGTGTACTTCCTTGATGAGCCTGTGATTAAGCGAAATAAATCAAGGAGATACAGAAGATGAATATCACAGAACTAGAAACTTGCTGCCCAGAATGCAAATCATCTTTAGTAGATGATGTTCATAATGGAGAGCGAATCTGTTCCATGTGCGGAATAGTCGTCATGGAACAGCTGGCCGACTATGGTCCAGAGTCAAAAAGCTCAAGCCTTGAGGAAAGAACAAAGCTCACACGCGCAAGCGGACAAACAACTTTTTCGCAACACGACTTTGGTATTGCAACAGAGATTTCCATATCTACAAAGGACTTTTCTGGAAAAACAATCAATTACCAGGTCGCAAGCCAGATGCACAACCTTCGAAAGTGGCAACAACGAGTACGAGTCTCATCTCCAAAAGAGAGACGACTTGCAAACGTTCTGTCCATGATAGGCAGCACATGCCAATCCCTGACACTGTCAGGAAATGTTTTGGAGACTGCGTCGATGATCTACAGAAATCTTAATTCCCACATGGAAGTTAAGGGAAAATCTGTTGCGTGTATTGCAGCTGCCGTAATCTACATGGCGTGCAAGCAATGCAACGTAGTAAGATCACTTGAAGAAGTCTGTTCCGGTACGGGATCAAATAAGGACCTCAAAATGAGGACCAAGTTGTCTGCCAAGTACTACCGCATGCTAGTCATGGAGCTAGGCTCAGTCACAGCACCAGTCATAACCATGGACAAGTACATCTCCAAAATCTCGAATCTTACCAGCACGGATGTTCGAGTAGAGAGACTTGCCTTGGAAATAGCAGAAAAGACAAAGGACATGAACGTCTCAGATGGTAAGGCACCAAACGGAATTGCCGCTGCCTATCTGTACATTGCCTCAATTCTTTTGGGGCAAAACGTTCTACAGCGCGACGTATCAAGCGTTGCGGGTGTAACCGAAGTCACGATTCGAAACAGGTGCAAAGAGATTCTTTCAGGGTATAAGCTGAATCTGACGCTAAGACCGAGTTTTGCCAAAAACTAACTCTTTTTCTTTTTGTTTTTTTAGATTAGGACTAGCTAAATTTCATCGGGATTATATACACAATAAAAACAATGCGAAAATATGGCAGTCCTAGAAATTGTCGATTTGCACGTACAAAGAGAGGGAAAACCAATTCTCAAAGGAGTCAACCTAAAGACTGGTCCCGGAGAGGTCCATGCTATCATGGGGCCAAACGGCTCTGGCAAGTCTACTTTGGCATACACCCTACTAGGACACCCAAAATACGAAGTAACGCAAGGAAAAATTATCTTTGATGGCGATGACGTAACAGAAGCATCAACTGATGAGCGGGCAAAAAAGGGATTATTCTTGGGATTCCAGTATCCAACCGAAGTGTCGGGTGTAGGATATTCGCATTTTCTTAGAACATCATACAATGCTCTATCCAAATCGCTGCAAAGCGGCAATAGAGAGGTGTTCATCACGGTTAGAGAATTTCAAAACTATCTCAAGAAAAACCTGCAGACAGTAGGACTGCGGGATGACTTTTTGGGTAGATATCTAAACGAAGGATTCTCCGGAGGAGAAAAGAAAAGATCTGAGGTACTCCAAATGGCAGTACTAAAGCCAAAGGTATCCATTCTAGACGAGCCTGATTCGGGACTCGACATTGATGCAGTACAGGCAGTTGCAAAAGCAATCAATGACGTCTCCACACCAGATGCCACGATCATAGTGATTACTCATTATGCGAGAATTCTTAATTTTCTCAAAAAGCTGGACTATGTGCATGTGTTTGCCCAAGGCAAGGTTCTGAAGTCAGGCGATGCAGGCCTTGCGCAAGAATTAGAGCAAAAAGGGTACGACTGGATAGTAAAAGCATAGTTGCGACTAGTGTTTCATAGTTTTCAGACAAGACTTTGCTGAGATTGTTGGAAATCATATCGCCATAGGAGTTACTACAATACATGTCGGCAGTGCAGCCAATGAAGAAATCATCGAAAACGTGTAAAGCATTTTTGTATTTCTTCTAAATTATACATAAAAGTACGGCGACAAATCATGAAAAGATTATCGATATTGTATAAAAAAACAACAATTGGGAAAACTGCAATAGTCGAAATTGTTCAGGTTTTTACAATACACGCATAGAATCACACCATGACTCATCAGGCAACACAATTCAAGAATTTAACCTATGAAATGTAAACTGGTTGATTTTTGTCTGGTGTTTAACGCCAATAAGTTAGATTACCTAAATCTGGAGTCCAGTTTTTGCTGGTGTGCTTGCTCTCGTTTTTCCAAGGACTCGTATTCTACCATACAGTAATAATCAAAAATCTTCATCTTTTTTGCACGCGCTTCTGATACAAATTTTTCAATTTCAGATACCAACAAGCCTTGTGCTGCCAAGAATGCTTCATCTTCTTTTCCTAGCTTTTGATATGCCTCTGATTTCGCCATTTGAGTCTTGGTTTGCTTTTCTTGTTGTTGCGCCAGATCATAATACGATACAGCATCAGAATATTTTCCCAAAAACGCAAGAGTGTTTGCCTTGTTTAGCAGAGCAGTTACGTTTGATGGCTCTATTGCAAGAGCCATGTCGTAGTATGATATTGCGACAGTGTGTTCCCCTAGCTCGTTGTATGCCAGTCCCTTGCTGTTTAGCATCCACGAATTAGATGAATTTTTTGATAATGATTTGTTGCACAAAGCAATTACAGCGTCATGCTTACCAAGTCTTTCTAGTGCCAAAATCTTGTTTTTGAGAGCATATTCGTCAAACTCGTTTAGTTCAAGTACTTTATCAGAAAAAGAAACAGCCTCATCGTATTTTCCCAAGTTCAGCAATGCGTTTGACATGTTTTGCAGTGCAGCTAGATCCTTTTGATCAGAATCCAGTATTTTTTGGCAAAACAACACGATCTCGTCCCATTGCTGGTTTGAGTATAGCTTTTTGATTACGTCGATTGGGTTGCCAACATATGCCAAGATATCATCATACTAGTATAGATACACATTAAGATTTCAAGATGATTTTTCCCTTTTTGAAACGTTCATGCAGTTCTATTATAAAATGAAACCCAATTACCTTGGCAAAGACAATGCCAGAAATCATAGCAATTGTTGTTTGGCCCAAATACAGCAAATATACAGTAACACCAGATGCAGTCATTAACTCCAAGGCAGTACAGGTACAAAACCAAAGCAGCCTATCTTTTTTCACGGCACAATTACCACACCATTTCAATTAAAGATTATCAGATAGGAATTCTAAATTATCGTTAAATATGGTAATATCAAAGCAATTCACATGTCAGAAAACAGAACATTCTTCAACTTTTCATTCTTCAAAATAGACCCAAAATGGCGCTGGATGGCAGACCTGGCAAAGGAAGAATCAGCAAAGGAAATCGACCAAGTAATTAGAAACTCCAAGATAAAGTGTAGGACCTATTCCACGCTAGGCCTGAGAGACGACGCAGAATTCTTGTTCTGGTTTGCATCCGAGTCAGTAGATGAAATCCAAAGTGTGATATCAAAGATCTACTCCACCGTCTTTGGAAAATACATTATTCCATCCCATGTGTATCTTTCATCCACTAGGCCTTCAATTTACGCAAAGA
The genomic region above belongs to Nitrososphaerota archaeon and contains:
- a CDS encoding transcription factor IIB: MNITELETCCPECKSSLVDDVHNGERICSMCGIVVMEQLADYGPESKSSSLEERTKLTRASGQTTFSQHDFGIATEISISTKDFSGKTINYQVASQMHNLRKWQQRVRVSSPKERRLANVLSMIGSTCQSLTLSGNVLETASMIYRNLNSHMEVKGKSVACIAAAVIYMACKQCNVVRSLEEVCSGTGSNKDLKMRTKLSAKYYRMLVMELGSVTAPVITMDKYISKISNLTSTDVRVERLALEIAEKTKDMNVSDGKAPNGIAAAYLYIASILLGQNVLQRDVSSVAGVTEVTIRNRCKEILSGYKLNLTLRPSFAKN
- a CDS encoding 30S ribosomal protein S8e encodes the protein MKRSVENLATSKITGGRRVPLKTRRKYDMDRFPNEAVMGEQVTVTREVRANHTKTGLKKAGFVNLAIVGGKVKKTKILKVLENATNSDYQRRGVISKGAILETEDGKCRVVSRPGQHGQVNAILIK
- the sufC gene encoding Fe-S cluster assembly ATPase SufC, which translates into the protein MAVLEIVDLHVQREGKPILKGVNLKTGPGEVHAIMGPNGSGKSTLAYTLLGHPKYEVTQGKIIFDGDDVTEASTDERAKKGLFLGFQYPTEVSGVGYSHFLRTSYNALSKSLQSGNREVFITVREFQNYLKKNLQTVGLRDDFLGRYLNEGFSGGEKKRSEVLQMAVLKPKVSILDEPDSGLDIDAVQAVAKAINDVSTPDATIIVITHYARILNFLKKLDYVHVFAQGKVLKSGDAGLAQELEQKGYDWIVKA